In Verrucomicrobiia bacterium, the sequence GGCGACCGTCGGCATGGTGGATGTCTTCACACCGATTTCGAGCGGGTTGATCAATATCAACACCGCGTCCGCCACCACTCTGCGCATGATCGGCATGGATGAAGCCACCGCGGATAAAATCATTTCATTGCGCGCCGGCCCCGACGGCGTGGATGGCACCGAAGACGACATGCCTTTTTCAAACGTCGGTGAAATCATCAACGCCGGTTTGCCGAGTCAAATCGCGCAACAATTCATGTCGCTCCTGACCGTGCGCAGTTCGACCTTTGAAGTGGAAGTGGACGTCGAAGTGGGCCAGTCTCATCGCAAATATTTCGCCACCCTCCGCCGCGACACGCGGAACATTCAGATCCTCGGCATGCGCTGGGAATAAACCCTCGGGAAATTATCGGGGGACGAGGCTGTTGGGGAGGTGAGCGTACCTGCGAGCCTCATTGACTATTTTGACTGTTCCCGCATAAAACATTTCCCTCGCAAACCATGACCGCCAAAAAAATCATTTTCGTCACCGGAACCGATACCGGCGTCGGCAAAACCCTTCTCAGCGCGCTCCTGCTTCACCATTTGCGCCAATCGCCCGGTCGCACACTTGCGATGAAACCCTTTTGTTCCGGCGGCCTCGGTGACGTGCGCCTCCTGCAAGCGCTTCAACCCGGCGAATTGTCAGACCGGGAGATGAATCCGTATTACTTTTCTGAGCCTATTGCGCCCTTCGCTGCGGCTGGAAAGTCCAGAAAAATTCGCCTTCCAGAGGTTGTCAGCAGCATCAATCACATTAAAAAACAATGTGATCGCCTCATCATCGAAGGCTCAGGCGGACTTCTCGTGCCGTTGGGAGAAAATTTCACCGTGGCAAACCTCATCGCAAAATTAGACTGCCAAGTGGTCGTTGCGGCGCGAAATAAACTCGGGACAATCAATCACACACTATTGACCATCAATGTGTTAAAGCAGATTGGTATTAATGCAAAAAACCTCACCATCGTCCTGATGTCCACGGCAAAACCAGATCTTTCCTCCCAAACAAATCTCGCCGTCATCAAGAAATTTCTGCCCGAAATCAGCGTGTTTAACCTCGAGTTCTTTGGTGCAAACGCCTGTTCGGAGAAAAAAATTCGGGCAAATCACCTCAAGGTGGAACCGATTTGCAAAAAATAACTCCTCCCGAACCGATAATTTTGTCCCCTTGATGATCTTTTTCAAAGAAATTGATTTACTAAAGCAGAACATTAGAGGGCAGGGCGACGCTGTTAACATCCTTTAAAATCAACGGTTTCAAGCGGTACTGCGGCTCATCCATTACAACCCGGAAACGGCCAGGAAAAGAATCAGTAAAAAAATTTAAAAAACCTCTTGCACTCCCGCAGAAGTTTGATAGTTTCGTCTCGTTCTTTTGACACGGTATTCAGAACTGAGCGACAGAAAATAATCTGTTGACAGTAAATGCGGATCGGGTAAAGTGGTTCCGCATTCAAAGCAAAGGTATCTCAGATGCCGAAGTTGTGATAAAAATCGGCACTGGGGTTTTTTGTCCCCTTGATGGGACGCTGAATGAGATTTTTGAAGCATTTTAGATGCTTCTGCTCTTTGAAAATTGAATTGTGCGATAAGTTGGAGCCCCTTAAAAGCATCCAAGTTAGTTGGATGATTTTTAAGAGTTTTAATAATTAAGAAATAGCCGATCTAATCAATCGGCAGGTTTCAAACTAACGTTTTTTAACGGAGAGTTTGATTCTGGCTCAGAACGAACGCTGGCGGCGTGGATAAGACATGCAAGTCGAACGCTAATTTCAGGGTAGCAATATTCTGAGGTTGGAGTGGCGCAAGGGTGCGTAACACGTGGGTAATTTGCCATAATGTTGGGGATAACTCGCTGAAAGGCGAGCTAATACCGAATGTGAAAATTGGGAGGCATCTTCTGATTTTTAAAGTTGGGGACCGCAAGGCCTGACGCATTATGATAAGCCCGCGGCCTATCAGCTAGTTGGTGGGGTAACGGCTCACCAAGGCTAAGACGGGTAGCTGGTCTGAGAGGACGACCAGTCACACTGGAACTGAGACACGGTCCAGACACCTACGGGTGGCAGCAGTCGAGAATTTTTCTCA encodes:
- the bioD gene encoding dethiobiotin synthase, with the translated sequence MTAKKIIFVTGTDTGVGKTLLSALLLHHLRQSPGRTLAMKPFCSGGLGDVRLLQALQPGELSDREMNPYYFSEPIAPFAAAGKSRKIRLPEVVSSINHIKKQCDRLIIEGSGGLLVPLGENFTVANLIAKLDCQVVVAARNKLGTINHTLLTINVLKQIGINAKNLTIVLMSTAKPDLSSQTNLAVIKKFLPEISVFNLEFFGANACSEKKIRANHLKVEPICKK